GCGGATCCCCGTGCTCGTCTGCTCGAGGAACAGGGCCGCGGCATCCGAGTGCGACTCGACGAGGGCGAGGCCGCGCTCGACGCCGAGAACGCTCGCCGCGGTGTCGAGTCCGTCCGCCTCGAGACCGTGCGGTGCGACGACGGTGACCGTGACGCCGCCGGGCAGCCCCATGCCGGACGACGGGTCGATGATGTGGGAGTAGCGGCGCCCGCCGATGTCGACGTACTGCTCGCTGCTCCCGGCCGTCGACACCGCGCCGTTGGTCAACTCCAGCACGGCGGGAACACCGAGCACGGCCGGATCACCGGAGTGGACGCCGATGCGCCAGCCTCGCTCGCCTGGCGGCGCGTCGCTGAATGCCAAATCGCCGCTCACCGCCACCAGCGCGCTGCGGACGCCGCGCGCGCCGAGCGCCGCGATCGCCTCGCTCGCCGCGTACCCCTTGCCGATGCCGCCGACGTCCAGCGCCATGCCGGCCGTGTCGAACCGGACCGTGCGCCGCTCCCCGTCCAGGCGGAGCTTGCGGAAACCGGTGCGCGCGGCTGCGTCCCGCAACGCGCCAGCATCGGGCATCCGTCCGGTCCGTCGCGCCTCGCGCCACAGTCGAATGACCGGCGCCTGCGTGACGTCGAAGGCGCCGCCCGTCGCGGCCGCAAGGTCCTGAGAGGCACGGAGCACCGTGAACAGGTCCTCGCTCACCCGCGCGGCGCGGCCCGCAGCCGTCTTCGCGATCCGATTCAGCTCGCTGCCCGGTTCGTAGTCGGAGAGGATGCCGTCGAGATCGCGGAGACGATCGAAGGCGGCGCGGAAGGCGGTCTTCGCGGTCTGCTCGTCCGGCGTATAGACGGTGACGCGCACGAGGGTGCCCATCAGGGGCTCGACCGCCTCGTACCGGTGCAGCTCCCGCGGTGCGCCGGCCAGCACGGCGACCGACAGGCACAGCGCCGGAACCACGCGGGTCATCTAGTACGGATCCACCTCTACGCCGTTGTTCCACGCGCGGTACATGTCTTCCGCGGTCGGGAGTTTCGCGGGGCGGACGAGACGAAACCCGAGCCACTGCGCGTTGGTCATGTACCAGACGCTCTTGGGCAGCTGAGGATCGAGCATCTTCCACGCCGCCTGCGACGCGACCCGCGCGGTGCAGCTCACCTTCGCGGCCGGATCGTTCCACGATCCGCCGCGAACGGCATGCGGGTACGAGGTGGTCGATCTGACCCAGGGATTCTCTGCCGCGGCGTTCGCGTACGGCTTGTATTGATCGAGCGTCCACTCCATCACGTTGCCGAGCATGTCGTAGAGGCCCCACGCGTTCGGCTTCTTCGTGCCGATCGGATGATAGGTCCCGCCGGAGAAATTCGCCGTCGGCGAGTTCGTGAGGAACCAGGCGTAGTCACCGAGCTGTGCCGTGGGAATCCCGGGACCGCCCGCGCGGCAGGCGTACTCCCACTCCGCCTCGGTCGGCAGCCGGTAGTACTCGCCTGTCCTCGCACTGAGCCACTGCGCGTACTTGTTCGCGGCGTGCTGCGTCATGCTGATGGCCGGAAATCCGTTGTTGCCGCGCCCGAAGCTCATCTCGAGATGCGGTGCGGTCGGACGGCTGAGCGCGTCCACGATCGCATCCGGTCGATCGGTCTCCTTCGCCTGGTCGGCGAACATGAACATCAGATACGAGTCCCACGTGACCTCGTGCGTCTGCATCCAGAACGCATCGAGCTTCACCGTGTGCTGCGGCTGCTCGTCGGGCGCCGCATCCGGCCCCGCGGATCCCATGAGGAACTCGCCAGCGGGGATCGGGGCCATGCCGTAGCTGACTGTCGTGTTCGGGATGGTGACCTTATAGGCGGCTGCGCGTCCCGCGCCAGCCTTCGCCGCCTTCTCTTCGATCCGCGCGCGGATCTTCTGGACGACCGCCAGCTCCTTCGCATCGGCCGGCTTCTCGGCTGGCTGAAATGCCGGCGTGTCCGCTGCAGCTTTAGCGAGCGTCAAGGCCGCCATCGAGAGACTCAGCAGGAATGCGGTACCGAGGGCTGGTTTCACTAGAATCTATCTCATGAAGCGGACGTGGTTCCCGCGTTGCGAGTGAGCGTAGCGAACGAAGCCACGCGAACGGAGCGCGCCGGCGAAGCGGCGCGCGAGAGAGCGTGCAGGGGAGTCCGAGGGGCAAAGCCCCTCGGATCTAAACGACAGTCGAGCGGCCCGGAATCGCCAGGCCAGGCACCTCGTGCTTCCCCTTCCAGTCGATCGGATCCGGCACGAGGCTCACCTGCGAATTCAGCGCCTGCTCCCAGGTGACCTGCTGCCCGGTGTACGCGGCCTGACGCCCCATGATGGCGAGCAGCGTGCTGGTCGCCAGGTTCAGGTCGTCGTTCTTCGGCTTGCCGGCGCGGATGGAGGCGAAGAGGACGTCATGTTCCTGCTGATACATGTCGTTCGCCTCGCCCTGGAACTGCCACTTGATCTGGCCGTCGGGCCCTTCGATGCGCGGCGGTCCGGAGCCGAGCAGCAGCGTGCCCTCGGTGCCCATGACGTAGTCCAGCGTCCCGTTGAAGCAGCCGGTCGCCTGGCGGTTGACGAGCGACACGCGGTAGTTGTTCGGGAACGCGTAGCTCACGCTGAAGTGATCGTAGATGTTGCCGCCGTTCGCCGGAACGGCACGCCCGCCCACCGCGACGGCGCTCACCGGCGGCTGATCGTTCATGATCCACATGATCTTGTCGGCGTTGTGCACGGCCTGTTCGACCAGGCTGTCGCCGCAGAGCCACGTGAAGTTGTACCAGTTGCGAATCTGCCACTCGATGTCGCTCATCCCGGTGGGGCGTGCGCTCTCGGGCGGCATGGGTTTCACCGGATTCGTGTAGTAGGTCGAATGATGCGACACCAGCCGGCCGATGGCGCCGCTGCGGATCTGCTGGACCGCTTCCTGGATCATGTTGCTGTAGCGCCAGCAGAATCCCGAGACCAGCGCCAGGTTCCTGGTCTGCGCCAGCTTCTGCGCCGCCATGACGGCGCGCACGCCGGGCGAGTCGGTCGCGCACGGCTTCTCGCAGAAGACGTGCTTGTTCGCGTTCACCGCCGCCGTCAGATGCTGCGGCCGGAATCCGGGAGGCGTCGCCAGCAGCACGACGTCGACCCCGCTGTTGATCACCTTCTCGTAGGCGTCGAGCCCGGCGTAGGTCCGCTCGATCTTGACGCGGTCTCCGAACCGCTGGCTGCCCTTCAGCCGCGTCGCCGCCGCTTCGACGATCTGATCGTCGATATCCGCGATGGCGGTCAGTTCGTTGTTCGGGTCGGCGGTCAGCGCCTGACCAGCCGCACCGCTGCCGCGCCCGCCGGCGCCGATCAGGCCGACCTTGACGGCATTGGTGACCGTCTGGCCGGAGATGATGCCGGGGAACCCGGCGGCAAGGACGCCCGCGACCGTGCCCGTCTGCTTGAGGAAATCGCGCCGTTCGATCTTGTTCGCGTCTTTCTTCGGTGTGGTCGCCATAAAGGCGGATGATACCAAACTAGAATCGCGGCATGAGGATTCCTGTACTGGCAGTACTGGCCGCGTTGGCGCTGGCTCAACCGGAGGCGCAGTGGCAGCCGCTCTTCGACGGGCGGACGCTGACCAACTGGCAGCCCGGCAAATTCAGCGGCGGAGGGGCCGTAAAGGTAGAGGACGGCCGGATCGTCCTCGAGACCGGCAAGAACATGACCGGCGTCACCTGGGCCGGCGCCCCGCTGCCGACGACCAACTACGAGATCGCCCTGCAGGCGATGCGCGTCGAGGGGCGCGACTTCTTCGCCGGCGTCACCTTCCCCGTCGACGGCTCGTTCTGCTCGCTGATTCTCGGCGGCTGGGGCGGGTCTGTCGTCGGGCTGTCGAGCATCAACGGCCAGGACGCGTCGGAGAACGAGACGTCACAATCGATGGAGTTCGAGAACGGCCGTTGGTACAACGTCCGCCTCCGCGTCACGCCCGCGAGAATCGAGGTCTGGCTCGACGATCGCCAGATCATCAACCAGGATCTGAAGGGCAACAGGATCGACATCAGGCTCGAGATGGAGCACTCGAAACCGCTCGGCGTCGCGTCGTGGAAGACGAAGTCGGCGCTGCGCGATATTCGGCTGCGCCGGCTGGGGAACGTAGTATAAGGCTGCCATGAACGACCGCCGAACATTCATGAAGACGCTGGGGACCGCATTGGCCGCGACCGCGGCTCCGGTGCTTGCGGCGCGGCCCGGGGCCGCGGCGCCGCCGCAACCGCCCGGCCCGGGCATTCGCAAGTCGATCCTGATCAACATGCTCCCGCGCGAGGCCCCCTACGCGCAGCGCTTTGCGATGGCGCGCGCCGCCGGCTTCGACGCGATCGAGATGCAGACGGTGGCGCGCGACGAGGAAGCGGCGGAGATCAAGGAAGCCGCCGCGAAGGCGGGCCTCCGCATTCATTCCGTGATGAACATGGATCACTGGCGGTTCCCGCTTTCGAGCGGCGATCCCGAGGTGGTCGCCAAGAGCGTCGCCGGGATGGAAACCTCGCTGAAGAACGCGGCGCTGTGGGGAGCGGACGCCGTCCTGCTCGTCCCCGCTGTCGTCGATGCGACGACCGGCTATCGCGATGCCTACACGCGATCGCAGCGCGTCATCCGCGAGCGGCTGCTGCCGATCGCGCGCGACCGGAAGATCGTCATCGCCGTCGAGGAAGTCTGGAACAAGTTCCTGCTGAGCCCGATCGAGTTCGCGCGCTACGTCGACGAGTTCGACTCGCCGTTCGTCAAAGCCTACTTCGACGTCGGCAACGTCGTCCTGTTCGCCTTCCCCCAGGACTGGATCCGCACGCTGGGCTCGCGGATCGTCAAAGTGCACCTGAAGGATTTCACGCTGGACCGCCGCAACGGCACGTTCGCCTGGAAACCGATTGGCGAGGGGGACATCGACTGGATCGAGGTGCGGCGCGCGCTGGACGAGATCAAGTACGCCGGCTACGTGACCACCGAGGTGTCCGGCGGCGATGCGGCGTACCTGAAGGACGTCGCCGGCCGCGTCGATCGCTTCCTCGCCGGGCAGAAGCCGGTGGGTGCGTGAGCCTCCGGCACCCGGCAGGCGGCGTCCGCGGGAACGTCCTCTCGCTGCGGTAATCTGAAGCGGCGTGTTCCCCGTCCTGTTCCGAATCGGATCCTTCGAAGTCACCAGCTTCGGCGTCCTGGTTGCGCTCGGCGCGCTGGCCGGCCTGTGGGTGTTCCGCCGCGAGATCGCCCGGAGCAGACTGCCCGAAGCGGCGATGGACGCGGCAATCTACGGGCTGGTGGGGGGGCTCGCCGGCGCGAAACTGCTCTACGTCTTCGAGCATCTGGACGAGGGCACGTTCCTCGGACTGCTGCTCGATCGCGGCGGGATGAGCTGGTTCGGCGGCTTTGCCGGCGGCCTGCTGGCTGGATACGCGACGATACTGGCGAAGCGATGGCCGGTCGTCACGGTGCTCTCGGCCGCGACGCCGGCGCTGGCCGTCGGACAGCTTCTCGGACGGATTGGCTGCTTCCTGGTCGGCGACGATTATGGGCATCCGACCTCCCTTCCGTGGGGTATCGCGTTCCCAGAAGGGCTGCCGCCGACCACCGAGCGCGTCCATCCGACGCAGATCTACGAAGCGATCTTCCTCGGCGTGTTCGCGTGGATGTTGATCCGCTGGCGGCGCGTGAAGGTCGACGATCGCGTGGTGCTCGGGCGCTACTTCGTCGGGGTCGGGGGATTCCGCTTCCTGCTGGAGTTCCTGCGGGTCAACACCCGTGTGCTGGGGCCGCTCACGGTTGCACACATCTTCTCGCTCGGAGTCGTGCTGCTGGGACTGATTCTGTTATTGCGGCGCCCGTCCCGGCCGATACGCTGAGACATGGCGACCTGTCCCCGCTGCAAGGGCCACCTTACAGACGGGCACCGATGTCCGCGAGGCCGCGGACTCGTTGTCATCGAGATCGCGGCGTGCGCCATCGGCGGCGCGGTCGCCAGCATGCTGCTGCTCGCCTTTTTCGATCCGTTCCACCAGGCCACCGACCTCGACGCAATTGCCGCGGTCGCCGGCGCGATCGTCGCGGTCGGGATCAATCGCATGCTGCGGTCGTAGGCGGAGGCTGAGGCCCGCTGGCGGGCTGCATTTTCCGGCGCCGTTTTTGCTGTGCGACGCGCCGGAACTCGCAAAGGGGCGGATCGATGTCCGAATTGCAGACGGTTGAGACGGCAAACTTACGCGGTCGCCAGGCGGCGGCCGTTGGTCTCCCGCTCGCCCTCGTCGCCGATGCGGATGCCGCGTCGCGGTCGCGCCGACTGCGCCAGTTGCAGCATCGCGGGTTTCGCGTCGCCGTTGCCCGGACGGTGTTCGAAACTATCGTCAAGGCGTCGTGTCATCTGCCCGATTTGATTCTCGTCGCCGCCTCGCTCGGCGAGGAGCAGGTGCGCGAAACGACGGAACTGTTATCGACGTGTCCTGCGACGGCGCACATTCCCATCGTGCGGCTGTCCAGAGGCGCACGCATCCCTGCCCGTCTCGCACCGGCGGCAATCTAGCCAACTCCTGACTCGGATCGCTGCACGACGCCGGCAGCGGGCGTTCCATCGAACGAGCCCGTGTCGCCGGCCGTGGCGGGTGCCGAATTGAAGTCCCCGTCGTCGCCGCCCGGCCAAGTGGAACACCCGAGACCGGTTCCCGAACGGTTCAGGCCGCCGGACTACCGTTCGTGACGGACGGTGACCTTCTGCCCGCGCAGCTTGGTCCCCCGCAGCGCAGTAATGACCTCGTCGGCGCGATCGCGCGGCACTTCGACCAGCGAGAACGCGTCGTTGATCTCGATCGCGCCGATGGAGCGCGAGTCGAGTCCGGACTCGCCGGTGATGGCCCCCACCAGATCCCCGGGACGGATCCCGCCGCGGCGCCCGGCGCCGACGAACAGCCGCACCATGTCGCCGGGCTCCACGCGTCCACGTTCGCGCGGCAGCCGCCCGCGGGCCGGCTTGAGCGGCCGCGCCTCACCGCCCCGGCCTGCCGGAGAAGGTGCGGCGGTGGCCGACGGAATCTCCTGATCCTCGCGATCGCCGGCGACGGCGGCGTGCGCGAGCTTCACCGCCGCGGCCGCCACGTCGACGATGTCGAACTCCGCGGCGAGCGACTCCACCACCACCCGCGTGTGCTCGAGATCGCCGGCGAGCAGCTGCTCGCGCAGCGACGCACGCGTCAGCTCGAGCCGCCGCGCACGGAGATCGGCCACGGTTGGAACCGGTGCGATCTCGATCTTCTGCTTGGTGACCGCTTCCATGCTGCGCACCAGGCGGTGCTCGCGCGGCTCGACCAGCGTGATTGCCGTCCCCTCACGGCCGGCGCGGCCGGTACGGCCGATCCGGTGGAGGTAGGTCTCCGCCGAGTTCGGCACGTCGTAGTTGATGACGTGCGAGAGCCGCTCGATGTCGAGGCCGCGCGCCGCGACGTCGGTGGCCACGAGCAGATCCGTCTTCCCTTCCCGGAACCGCGTCATCACCCGATCGCGCTGCCGCTGCTCCATCCCGCCGTGGAGCGGCTCGGCGCTGTGGCCGTGCGCGTTCAGCGTCTCGACGAGCGTGTCGACCTCCAGCCGGGTGCGGCAGAAGACCAGCGCCGACCCGGCGTTCTCGGTCTCGAGCACGCGCTCGAGCGCCGCGGCCTTGTGCGCGCGGGCGACGAGGTAGGCGATCTGCCGCACGCGCGGCACGCCGGAGGCGGGCTTCTCGCGCGCGATGGCGACGCGCGCCGGATCCTTCAGGTGCCGGTTCGCAATCGCCAGGATCCGCGCCGGCATGGTCGCCGAGAAGAGCGCCGTCTGCCGCGCCGCCGGCGTCGCTTCGAGGATGGCGTCGAGATCCTCGGCGAATCCCATGTCGAGCATCTCGTCCGCCTCGTCGAGCACCAGCAGGCGCAGCCGATCGAGGGCGAGCGTCCCGCGGCGGATGTGATCGAGCGCGCGTCCGGGGGTGGCGACGACGACGGAGGCGCCGCGGTCGAGGGTGCGAATCTGCTGGGGCATCGGCGCGCCGCCGTAGAGCGGCAGCACCGTCAGGCCGGTGCCGCGGGCGTACTTGTGCACCGCCTCCGCGACCTGCATCGCCAGCTCGCGCGTCGGCACGAGGATCAGCCCCGACGGCTGCCGGCGGCCCGCGTCGCCGGCCTCGGCGATCCGCTGCAGCATCGGCAGCGCGAACGCCGCCGTCTTCCCCGTGCCGGTGGCGGCCTGCGCGAGCAGATCCGTCCCCGCCAGCAGCAGCGGGATCGTCTCGCGCTGCACCGGGGTGGGTTCTTCGTAACCGAGACCGGTGATCGCGGCGAGCAGATCCTGCGACAGGCCAAGTCCGGCAAACCCGGCAGAACCTGCGTCCTGTCCTGCCGCGAGGACAGAAGGGGTCAGACCCGGGTCTGACCCCTTTTTCGCGGACAGCCGGGGTTCAGACGACGGACGAGCTGAATTCTTCATAGGTACCTTTGAAGTCCGTGATCCTGCCCGGCTCCAGGTACCAGACGCGCGTGCCGACCTCTTCCATCAGGTCCTGGTCGTGCGTGACCAGCAGCACGGTGCCCTCGAACTTCTGCAGCGCGATGTTCAGCGCGTTGATCGACTCGAGGTCGAGGTGGTTGGTCGGCTCGTCGAACACCAGGACGTTCGGCTTCTGCAGCATGATGCGGCAGAACAGCAGGCGCGCGGTCTCGCCGCCGGACAGCGCGTGGGTCGGCTTCAGTCCTTCCTCGCCGCTGAACAGCATCTGTCCGAGCAGTCCGTGGATGTCCTGGCGCGCCGCGTCCGGATCGAACTGGTGCAGCCACTCGACCGCGGTCATCCCCTTTTCGATCACCCCGGTGTGGTCCTGCGGGAAGTAGCCGACGGACGCCTCGTGGCCCCAGCGCACCGATCCCCCGTCGATGTCGTTCGGCGAGGTACCGATCGCGCCGGGCGCATCCGACAGCAGCGCCTTGAGCAGCGTCGTCTTGCCGACGCCGTTGCGGCCGGCGATGACGATCTTCTCGCCGCGATTGACGATCGCGTCGAAGCCGTCGATCACGGGGTGGTTCTCGAACCCCTTGCTGACGTTCTTGATCTCGATCGCCATGCGGCCCGAGGGGCGCGCCTGCTTGAAGTTGATGTACGGCCGCTGGATGTTGGAGCGGGCCAGCTCGGTCGTCTGCAGCCGCTCGACTTCCTTGCGCCGCGCCTGCACCTGACTGGCGCGGGTGCCGGCCGAGAACCGCGCGATGAAGTCGTTCAACTGCGCGATCTTCTTCTCGCGCTGGGCGTTCTCGGACTCGACGCGCGAGCGGATCTGCGTCTTGGCCAGGACCATGTCGTCGTAGCCGCCGGTGTAAGTGATGATCGTCTGGTAGTCGATGTCGGCGATGTGCGTGCAGATCCCGTTCAGGAAATGGCGGTCGTGCGAGATCACGATCAGCGTGCCGGCGTAGCGGTTCAGGAAATCGCTCAGCCAGTGGATCGATTCGAGGTCGAGGTGGTTGGTGGGCTCGTCGAGCAGCAGCGCCTGCGGCCCGCCGAAGAGGGCCTGCGCCAGCAGCACGCGGACCTTCTGTCCGCCCTGCAGCTCGGACATCTTCCGGCCGTGCAGCGGCTCGGGAATGTCGAGGCCGTCGAGCAGCACCGCGGCGTCGCTCTCGGCCGTGTAGCCGTCCTCCTCGCCGACGATCCCCTCGAGCTCGGCGAGGCGCATGCCCTGCTCGTCGGTCATGTCGCTGATCGCGTAGAGCTGCTCGCGTTCGTCGAGCGCTTTCCACAGCCGCGCGTTGCCCATGATGACGGCGTCGATCACCCGGTACTGATCGAACGCGAACTGGTCCTGCCGCAGCACGCCCAGCTTCTCGGGCCGGACCACCGTCCCCTGCTGCGGCGGCAGCTCGCCGGTGAGCAGCTTCATGAAGGTGGACTTCCCCGCTCCGTTCGGCCCGGTGAGGCCGTACCGCCGCCCGGCCGAGAACGTGGTGGTCACGTCCTCGAACAGGATCTTCGAACCGAAGCGCATCGACACGTTACTGACTGAAATCATAGGAGCAACCTCCTATTGTAACGTACGGGTGCTGATGGCAGATACCGAGTGGCCGGTCGGACCGGCGGATGCCGGCCTGCGCCTGGACAAGTTCCTCGCGTC
This genomic interval from Vicinamibacterales bacterium contains the following:
- a CDS encoding Gfo/Idh/MocA family oxidoreductase; the protein is MATTPKKDANKIERRDFLKQTGTVAGVLAAGFPGIISGQTVTNAVKVGLIGAGGRGSGAAGQALTADPNNELTAIADIDDQIVEAAATRLKGSQRFGDRVKIERTYAGLDAYEKVINSGVDVVLLATPPGFRPQHLTAAVNANKHVFCEKPCATDSPGVRAVMAAQKLAQTRNLALVSGFCWRYSNMIQEAVQQIRSGAIGRLVSHHSTYYTNPVKPMPPESARPTGMSDIEWQIRNWYNFTWLCGDSLVEQAVHNADKIMWIMNDQPPVSAVAVGGRAVPANGGNIYDHFSVSYAFPNNYRVSLVNRQATGCFNGTLDYVMGTEGTLLLGSGPPRIEGPDGQIKWQFQGEANDMYQQEHDVLFASIRAGKPKNDDLNLATSTLLAIMGRQAAYTGQQVTWEQALNSQVSLVPDPIDWKGKHEVPGLAIPGRSTVV
- a CDS encoding sugar phosphate isomerase/epimerase family protein gives rise to the protein MNDRRTFMKTLGTALAATAAPVLAARPGAAAPPQPPGPGIRKSILINMLPREAPYAQRFAMARAAGFDAIEMQTVARDEEAAEIKEAAAKAGLRIHSVMNMDHWRFPLSSGDPEVVAKSVAGMETSLKNAALWGADAVLLVPAVVDATTGYRDAYTRSQRVIRERLLPIARDRKIVIAVEEVWNKFLLSPIEFARYVDEFDSPFVKAYFDVGNVVLFAFPQDWIRTLGSRIVKVHLKDFTLDRRNGTFAWKPIGEGDIDWIEVRRALDEIKYAGYVTTEVSGGDAAYLKDVAGRVDRFLAGQKPVGA
- a CDS encoding SUMF1/EgtB/PvdO family nonheme iron enzyme gives rise to the protein MKPALGTAFLLSLSMAALTLAKAAADTPAFQPAEKPADAKELAVVQKIRARIEEKAAKAGAGRAAAYKVTIPNTTVSYGMAPIPAGEFLMGSAGPDAAPDEQPQHTVKLDAFWMQTHEVTWDSYLMFMFADQAKETDRPDAIVDALSRPTAPHLEMSFGRGNNGFPAISMTQHAANKYAQWLSARTGEYYRLPTEAEWEYACRAGGPGIPTAQLGDYAWFLTNSPTANFSGGTYHPIGTKKPNAWGLYDMLGNVMEWTLDQYKPYANAAAENPWVRSTTSYPHAVRGGSWNDPAAKVSCTARVASQAAWKMLDPQLPKSVWYMTNAQWLGFRLVRPAKLPTAEDMYRAWNNGVEVDPY
- a CDS encoding prolipoprotein diacylglyceryl transferase family protein; its protein translation is MFPVLFRIGSFEVTSFGVLVALGALAGLWVFRREIARSRLPEAAMDAAIYGLVGGLAGAKLLYVFEHLDEGTFLGLLLDRGGMSWFGGFAGGLLAGYATILAKRWPVVTVLSAATPALAVGQLLGRIGCFLVGDDYGHPTSLPWGIAFPEGLPPTTERVHPTQIYEAIFLGVFAWMLIRWRRVKVDDRVVLGRYFVGVGGFRFLLEFLRVNTRVLGPLTVAHIFSLGVVLLGLILLLRRPSRPIR
- a CDS encoding ATP-binding cassette domain-containing protein, producing the protein MISVSNVSMRFGSKILFEDVTTTFSAGRRYGLTGPNGAGKSTFMKLLTGELPPQQGTVVRPEKLGVLRQDQFAFDQYRVIDAVIMGNARLWKALDEREQLYAISDMTDEQGMRLAELEGIVGEEDGYTAESDAAVLLDGLDIPEPLHGRKMSELQGGQKVRVLLAQALFGGPQALLLDEPTNHLDLESIHWLSDFLNRYAGTLIVISHDRHFLNGICTHIADIDYQTIITYTGGYDDMVLAKTQIRSRVESENAQREKKIAQLNDFIARFSAGTRASQVQARRKEVERLQTTELARSNIQRPYINFKQARPSGRMAIEIKNVSKGFENHPVIDGFDAIVNRGEKIVIAGRNGVGKTTLLKALLSDAPGAIGTSPNDIDGGSVRWGHEASVGYFPQDHTGVIEKGMTAVEWLHQFDPDAARQDIHGLLGQMLFSGEEGLKPTHALSGGETARLLFCRIMLQKPNVLVFDEPTNHLDLESINALNIALQKFEGTVLLVTHDQDLMEEVGTRVWYLEPGRITDFKGTYEEFSSSVV
- a CDS encoding DUF1080 domain-containing protein, whose amino-acid sequence is MRIPVLAVLAALALAQPEAQWQPLFDGRTLTNWQPGKFSGGGAVKVEDGRIVLETGKNMTGVTWAGAPLPTTNYEIALQAMRVEGRDFFAGVTFPVDGSFCSLILGGWGGSVVGLSSINGQDASENETSQSMEFENGRWYNVRLRVTPARIEVWLDDRQIINQDLKGNRIDIRLEMEHSKPLGVASWKTKSALRDIRLRRLGNVV
- a CDS encoding FAD:protein FMN transferase, with the protein product MTRVVPALCLSVAVLAGAPRELHRYEAVEPLMGTLVRVTVYTPDEQTAKTAFRAAFDRLRDLDGILSDYEPGSELNRIAKTAAGRAARVSEDLFTVLRASQDLAAATGGAFDVTQAPVIRLWREARRTGRMPDAGALRDAAARTGFRKLRLDGERRTVRFDTAGMALDVGGIGKGYAASEAIAALGARGVRSALVAVSGDLAFSDAPPGERGWRIGVHSGDPAVLGVPAVLELTNGAVSTAGSSEQYVDIGGRRYSHIIDPSSGMGLPGGVTVTVVAPHGLEADGLDTAASVLGVERGLALVESHSDAAALFLEQTSTGIRVRQSSAFVRLAAARRPVPDR
- a CDS encoding DEAD/DEAH box helicase; its protein translation is MKNSARPSSEPRLSAKKGSDPGLTPSVLAAGQDAGSAGFAGLGLSQDLLAAITGLGYEEPTPVQRETIPLLLAGTDLLAQAATGTGKTAAFALPMLQRIAEAGDAGRRQPSGLILVPTRELAMQVAEAVHKYARGTGLTVLPLYGGAPMPQQIRTLDRGASVVVATPGRALDHIRRGTLALDRLRLLVLDEADEMLDMGFAEDLDAILEATPAARQTALFSATMPARILAIANRHLKDPARVAIAREKPASGVPRVRQIAYLVARAHKAAALERVLETENAGSALVFCRTRLEVDTLVETLNAHGHSAEPLHGGMEQRQRDRVMTRFREGKTDLLVATDVAARGLDIERLSHVINYDVPNSAETYLHRIGRTGRAGREGTAITLVEPREHRLVRSMEAVTKQKIEIAPVPTVADLRARRLELTRASLREQLLAGDLEHTRVVVESLAAEFDIVDVAAAAVKLAHAAVAGDREDQEIPSATAAPSPAGRGGEARPLKPARGRLPRERGRVEPGDMVRLFVGAGRRGGIRPGDLVGAITGESGLDSRSIGAIEINDAFSLVEVPRDRADEVITALRGTKLRGQKVTVRHER